The proteins below come from a single Tiliqua scincoides isolate rTilSci1 chromosome 16, rTilSci1.hap2, whole genome shotgun sequence genomic window:
- the CIMIP2A gene encoding ciliary microtubule inner protein 2A, whose translation MTAAQKCSFFPQEPYYIPGYGGFYPQVRYQVGNTYGRTTCYALTDPEVRKSPVSVLAPLTRPKFIEDFSRRKLPPCDMMDQYQRYIPGYTGFVPYYACFPLPGIEPKRPMLSAGPTADPQAWMDANSAQLLEQRRQTSCHPGIRLACGPGWRQFASTASSNLVSMEGDRKMLCHPDIPLVCGQEASRGPCHTDIAVSCGQGWSDVPFVKGTDQPTRIETVPLPPPTETVDVKRFGRTPKLDIPNLIQRKAISGYTGFIPRFTWIMGVNYLKGVKEAMNDFDRNQEMMRSPMYSFGKRLPRTYWPNTKIYTSNGLMPFYTGFVPTIRHNYALTFGNGTRKAYYDELLRRQNAGGKHF comes from the exons ATGACAGCTGCTCAGAAATGTAGCTTCTTCCCCCAAGAGCCGTACTACATCCCTGG ATATGGGGGGTTCTACCCTCAGGTCCGCTACCAAGTTGGGAACACGTACGGCAGGACCACTTGCTACGCGCTGACCGACCCAGAAGTTCGCAAGAGCCCCGTCTCGGTGCTCGCCCCCCTGACCAGACCAAAGTTCATCGAAGATTTCAGCCGCCGGAAACTGCCTCCGTGCGATATGATGGATCAGTACCAGCGCTACATCCCTGGCTATACAG GCTTTGTACCCTACTACGCTTGCTTTCCTCTTCCAGGCATAGAACCCAAGCGCCCCATGCTGAGTGCTGGCCCCACGGCTGATCCCCAAGCATGGATGGATGCCAATTCGGCACAACTGTTGGAGCAGAGGAGGCAAACCTCCTGCCACCCTGGCATTCGGCTGGCGTGCGGACCTGGATGGAGGCAGTTTGCCAGTACAGCCAGCTCCAACCTGGTGTCCATGGAGGGTGACCGGAAAATGCTGTGCCATCCAGATATCCCTCTGGTGTGTGGGCAAGAGGCAAGCCGGGGCCCCTGCCACACTGACATTGCCGTATCATGTGGGCAGGGCTGGAGTGATGTCCCTTTCGTCAAGGGAACGGATCAG CCCACCAGGATCGAAACCGTGCCTCTCCCACCCCCGACGGAGACAGTGGACGTGAAGAGATTCGGACGAACCCCCAAGTTGGACATACCCAATCTCATCCAGAGGAAAGCCATCTCAG GGTACACGGGATTCATCCCACGCTTCACCTGGATCATGGGTGTCAACTATCTGAAAGGAGTGAAAGAAGCTATGAATGACTTTGACAGAAACCAG GAAATGATGAGAAGCCCAATGTACAGCTTTGGCAAGCGGCTGCCACGCACCTACTGGCCCAACACCAagatctacaccagcaatggCCTGATGCCATTCTACACAGGGTTCGTGCCAA